Within the Hippoglossus stenolepis isolate QCI-W04-F060 chromosome 2, HSTE1.2, whole genome shotgun sequence genome, the region CGAACAATTAGGGGTTTGGCATCTTTCTTCAAATGACAAATCACATCGCCTAACACTCTTGGAAGTATGAAATGGCACTTGATTATATTCTGCCAAAACAGGTGGCCTTTGTGCCACTTCTAAATTTTACTAAAGATGCTTGTGTAACCTTGATCCCTGATAATCCTGACAACCTCACCTCTGTAATCATCTACTAGAGAAGATTAGAGATGCCTTTAACCCTCTGACTCTGCAGGATTTTCATTTAACAGGATGGCTGGTTGACAAACTTGGCCCCTGGGGTGCGATGCTAGTTCAACTGTTAATTCCTGTACTACTTACTTTTGGCATTATATTATGCTTTTGTTCATGCACCTCACATGCATGAAGGCCCTTATGTATAGGTGGTTGGTGACAGAGCAGTGATCAACACGCTGGTGCAATATATGCAACTGTCCCTGATGACCTTGCTAATGAGCCCAGGCATGTGTTTCCCTCCCTGGACTGGTTCCTCTCTCCCCAGAACCTCTTTGATAGTGATGAAGAATGTGAGGTTAGGCTATTGGCTGTTTAGTCTGCTCTTATCAGTCCTTACTCCTTTTTAAGACCATACCTGTGTCCACAACAATGGCAGTTTGCTTTGCActacagtgatgatgatgatgcattttgaaatCCTGGTGAATtgatgtatttgatgttttactgTAGTTAGCATTTCTCTTATGTtgtcataaatgacaaaaaggagggaaatgtagtagaaaaattaactaagtatgGTTGATAAACTATTTGGAATTAGAAGTAAGTTTTTGGTAGCcttgtctaaagacttttatgactcattcacatatataaacaaactgttcaaatgctttatgacctgagctgttttatggtctgtaCTATTGATGACCTGaaaaactgccagaccctttgCCACTTATTTACCCTCCAAAGAACGGAATGTATAAACTGCTAGACCCTTaagaaacacatgtaaatcagtgtttgtgtttagattcctctctctcctgcacctACAGAAACCAGTCttaactggttctgagagacagccttgaggtcctcctatataagatgtCATTTGAGTGTcccatcttcactctgagatccttgtgactctctgtgttgatcctttctgcagaaagccccattaaaatacacgtggataactttggtgtttccagcctcatTTCCAGATTTCATCACActagtgtttttaataaaatgtaggattgatcatttgtttctgaaactttttattttttaaagttttgtctgtgtctctcacagATCAGAATAAATGACCAATTATTTCattcagaaatagaaaataaatgattggctggtgttCCTGTCTGTCGCTTcaccgacctgcctgcctgcccgtGGTGTTCTTCCCCTTCATAACTGGCAGTCTTCAGCTGGCGAGACAAACATCACTGAAGTAGAGACGACTGCTGACTAAGACCTAGCCTATAAGGGTTTGTTTGCATGTAATGGAGTgtggggagaagaaagaaattaagCAGATAGCCTCGTTGGTTTGTATCGACAACATGTGAAAATCCTCTGTCTTTACAAACCATGACACCagcaaatgtacaaaataatgtgatttcattGAAGAGCAGAATGCTCTAAtgtaaaactaattaaaagttcttttcagaaatgaatgtgtttgtaagTGGTTTACAGTAAAATTGTTCCTTTGCAGGATTACCacccacaggaaacagatgatctgccaaaaactaaatcagaaGGAAACTTATTTTTTCCTGTTACCAATATCAATACAACACTGACTcctgtcaaatgaaatgaaagccCTCACATCACtcatttgttaaaaataacTATAGTCATGTAGAATTCTTACCtaatttttttctcagcagacATTGAGTTTAACCAGATggatattatattttgtaataataaatatttaaatataaatatattttagtatattgtatgtcatgtttttttcttgtgttgttcATCTGTCTTTCAGTTAAGAGGAATACGCAAAGACAACTTGAtggattatttgtttgattattgtgtttctgtgactttgaAAATCTCCCTGTAAAGAATGATGAATGGATCTAAATTAAAAGAACTGTGCATATTGTTGCAGCTTCACTGAATTTCAGTTGACTCTAGCCTTGGCAGAGTGTATGTGCTCTTTTGAGCCATCAAGATATAAGCCATCAAGTATGCAATTAAGAactttaaaatatgtaattaaatGCAATCAGGTGTAGCTGGGCTAACTTTCTGATAAACTCTCTTTCCAACGTGTCACCAGTTAAatctactttttaaaatattgatatgTTGTTGATGAATGATTTTAGACTCTGTCTAATAGTGTCTGGGTCTCTTTACAGCGTCACAGTGAGACTCAGAGAGTCCCTTTGCTGCTCTTGATACATTATCAGCTCATGGGAGACTCTTGCTGTGTCAGTGTCATCTGTCTATTCCTGGTTCTGAGGCCTGAATctacttcctctttcttctAAATATTTACACTCCACTCCAACCTGCCACTGAGTTCAAGCTCATCTCAGGGGCTGTGctcacttttctctgtctgacttTATTGTTCCACACTCAATGGAGATACACAGAGATTTTGGAAacaagtgtgtaagtgtgctaTAATTGAATGAAGTTCAAACATGACTGAGCATGAAAAGGAAAAGCCAACAGCTCCTGAGGGTTGCTTCTGAGTGGGAAGGCAGCTGTTTGTACATGGAAAATATCTGATATCAATTAACATCATTTTCTCAACACATTTGAGAGGGATAAATGTATCTAGTGCAAACAGTCAATATTGTAAAAACTGACTGTACTTCTTACATATATTACTACTGCAAAATGAGTTGTTGATAGACTGAAGTAAACACTGTGACACCTTCATGTTTCTCCAGAGTTGAGATACTTGAATAAGAGGTAAATTTATTATAACCCTAAAAATATGTTTGCACTACTCTGCAAGGGTTGTTAGGCATAGATGTGTTTAACAGGTGATCACAGGATCGAACTAATACTTCTAGGGGCATAATTCTATGACACAGTGTTAGAAAGTAAAGAATCTTTGATAAATAGAAAGAACCTAAATAGCTTTTGGCTCTGCTCCAGCTGGGaactcttcatcttcatcatcagctgACACCTATTCAAGACCCCTCCTCTCTCtataaaatgcagcagcagacttTGCGGATTGTGGAGAGACACACATTACGcagtctgtctttgtctttagaGTGACTGTTTTATACGTGTAAACCCACCATGGAAAATTGGAATTTTAAAGGACAACCAACTTCAGGAGCAGCCTGTTCCTGACTATCAGGATGGATGTGTGTACAGGATTCCTGCTCTTTCtacaacaaaaacagtcaaactCTTCGCTTTGCAGAGGCGAAGACTTTGGAAGGATTCCGATGCTGAAAAGCTGGTGATGAAAACAGCAAAGCTGAAGGAGATTTGACTTAATGAGAGACAGATTCAGGTAATTGTCTCACAAGCATTCTTTTTTCTAATGGCTGAAATACATGTGAATATTCAGAACTagattgacttttattttattattttatttacacacctCTGAATTGGTGTCTTTTTCAGTGTGGTTTGAGCTAAAAGAAGTGGGAAATGCACTTCTTCCTGATACCGACTACGAACCCCCCTGCCCAGTGTATGAGGAGAAAGAAATACACTGtatctgtttttcatctgtgttgAAAATGGTTCCGAAGAAATGTGTCAGATAAATTCTGGGCTGCAACAAAAGCTCGGCTCTGCTACATCACCACCACCGATGATGGTGAAAACTGGAGCTGGCCAGATGATTTGACTCAAAGCTGCAAGAAACTGTGGCTGGGCCACATTTGCTGTTGGGCCGGGCCATGGTCTTCAAACACAGAGCGGCAGGTTACTCTTTTCCTGGGTTCACGCTATCCAAATAAGCCAGGCTCCCTGCGCCTACTTCATATGCACTAGCCCTGTATGCTGATCATCCCACACAGAGTGGCAGTTTGGCAACATGCTTGAAACCGAATCAGGTGAATGTCAAATGGCAGAGCCTTAGATGACAAAGGCACCAGTGTTGTCTACTGCAACGCCCGTAGTAAGAGTGGCCATCGAGTGAAGCTGTCAGTCAGAACGAGGGTGTCGATTTTGCCAAACAGACCGGGCAGTAAGGAGAGTGAGAAGCTTGAGCAGTGTGGTGACGGTTGTCAGGGTAGTGTGGtctcctttctccagctcaTGGTAAAGATGCAGATACGAGGGATgaagacaacagcaacaacacctGGCTGTTTTACACCCACCCAACCTATGTGGGAAAGGGTTGATTTAGGAGTGTATTCGAACAAATCCCCTACAGGATCCAGACAATGGGAGTAAACCCTGTAAAATTAAGGAGGGAACCAGTGGTTACTCAGACCTGGCTTATGTTGGTAagtggttggtttgtgtgtcttaTGGAGCGTGAGGGAAAAGAACTGGAACCAGATATTTCCTGTGATGTTTAGCTGCAGCCAGGTCGAGCAAGGCATTGGACAGTGATGTTAATTTCAGTACTGTTGTAGCCCACAAAACATTGAGACTCAAGAGACTTCAGAGGCTCGATAGATATAATGACTATTAAGTAGGAGATCATAATCAAAGCTTTTTTATTAAAACGATTATGCCactatattttaaaaagagctGCTTGcatttggattttgttttggaaaatgatGTGGCATTGACAATTTTGCTTATAATGTTCTTCTCTAAtgtaattcttcttttttctgaAATGTGCAGTACAAAAATGTAAGAGCTGCTGTGActagtgtttttaataaatgtagattgatcatttgtttctgaaaccttttatttttaaagttttgtctgtggccctcaggactgtaaataaaaatgacccaatcatttcattcagaaatagaaaataaaatgattggctggtgttCCTGTCTGTCGCTcaccgacctgcctgcctgcccggGCTCTCACTCTTCAGCAATCAGTCTCTAGCCAAGTAGACAAACATCACTGAAGTAGAGACGACTGGCTGACTAAGACCTAGCTTCATAAGGGTTTGTTTGCAATATGTAATGGAGTgtggggagaagaaagaaattgaaGCAGATAGCCTCGTTGGTTTGCATCGACAACATTACGAAACTTCTGTCTCTTACAAACCATGACACCagcaaatgtacaaaataatgaTTTCACTGAAGAGCAGAATGTTTCCAAtgtaaaaactaattaaaagttCCTTTTTCAGAAATGAATGTGCTTGTAAGTGGTTTACAGTAAAAAATGTTACTTTGCAGGTTTCCacccacaggaaacagatgatcTGCCAAAAACTAAATCAGCAGGAAACTTATTTTTCCTGTTACCAATATCAATACAACACTGACTcctgtcaaatgaaatgaaagtccCTCACATCACtcatttgttaaaaataacTATAGTCATGTAGAATTTTAcccaccttttttttctcagcagacATTGAGTTTAACCAGATggatattatattttgtaataataaatatttaaatataaatatattttttagtaTATtgtatgtcatgtttttttcttgtaagcACTATCTGTCTTCAGTTAGCAGGAATACGCAAAGACAACTTGAtggattatttgtttgattattgtgttttcagacTTTTTGAAAAAATCTCCCAAAGAATGTATGAATGGATCTAAATTAaaagaatcaggcatatttGTTGCAGCTTCACTGAATTTCAGTTGACTctagccttggcagaggtatgtgctctttgAGCCATCAAGATATAAGCTCATCACATGCAATTaagaacttttaaaatatgtaattaaatGCAATCAGGTGTAGCTGGGCCAACTTTCTGATAAACTCTTTCCAACGTGTCACCCAGTTAAATCTACTTTCTAAAACATTGATATGTTGTTGATGAATGGATTTAGGACTCTGGTCTAACAGTGTTCAGtctcacagtcacagtgagacCTCAGATATCCTCGGGCTGCTCTGGATACATTATCAGCCCATGGGAGACTCTGCTGTGTCATGTCATCTGTCTATTCCTGGTTCTGAGGCCTAACgattctcctctttcttctaaATATTTACACTCCACCCAACCTGCCACTGAGTTCAAGCTCATCTCAGGGGCTGTGCTCACTTTTCTGTCTGACTTTATTGTTCTACACCCAATGGAGATACACAGAGATTTTGGAAacaagtgtgtaagtgtgcgaTAATTGAATGAAGTTCAAACATGACTGAGCATGAAAGGAAGCCAACAGCTCCCTGGAGGGTTGCTTGAGTGGAAGGCAGCTGTTTGCATATGGAAAATATCTGGATACTTAATTAACATCATTTTCCTCAAATAATAGTTTGAGGGATAAATGGCCCAGATAAAAACAGTCAATATTGTAAAACTGACTGTACTTCTACATATATTACTACTGCAAAATGAGTTGTTGATAGACTGAAGTAAACACTGTGACACCTTCATGTTTCAGAAAGTTGAGATACTTGAATAAGAGGTAAATTTATTATAACCCGAAAAATATGTTTCACCACTTGCAAGGGTTGTTAGGCATAGATGTGCTTAACAGGTGATCACAGGATCGAACTTAATACTTCTCAGGCATAATTCTAGTGACACAGTGTTAGAAAAGTAAAGAATCTTTTTGATAAATAGAAAGAAACTTTCAAATAGCTTTTGGCTCTGCTCCAGCTGGGGAActtccttcatcttcatcatcagctgACACCTTATTCAagacccctccctccctctataAATGCAGCAGACTTGTGATTGTGAGACACACATTACgagtctgtctttgtctttagaGTGACTACTTTATACGTGTAAACCCACCATGGAAATTGAATTTGAAGGACAACCACTTCAGAGCAGCTTGTCTTGACTATCAGGATGGATGTGTACAGGATTCCTGCCTTTCtacaacagaaaacagtcaaactcTCTTCGCCTTTGCAGAGAAGCGAAGACTTTGAGGATTCATGCTGGAAAAGCtggtgatgaaaacaggaaaGCTGAAGGAGGATTTCACTCCTAATGAGAGACAGATTCAGGTAATTGTCTCTGGCTgccatttcttttttctaatgGCTGAAATATACGTGAATATTCAGAACTAGATTGacttcattttattgttttatttacacaccTCTGAATTGTGTCTTCTTTTCTAGTGGTCAGCGCTCAAAGAAGGGAAAATGCACTCTTTCCTGGACACCGTACCATGAACCCCCTGCCCAGTGtatgagaagaaagaaaatacactgcacctgtttttcatctgtgttgAAAATGGTTCTAAGAAATGTGTCAGATAAATTCTGCTGCAATGCTCGGGTTTCATAAGCATCACCACTAATTTCGATGATGCAGGAAAACTGGCTGCGCTGACAGATTTGACTCCAAATCTGCACGAACCGTGGCTGGCCACATTTATTGTCGGCCGGGCCATGGTCTTCAAACACAGAGCGGCAGGTTGATTTTCCTGTCTAAGCTTATCCAAATAAGCCAGGCTCCTGCGCCTCTACTTGGCATGACTAGCCCTGTACGCTGATCATCCATACACAGAGGAAGTTTGGCAACATGCTTGAAACCGAATCAGGTGAATGTCAAAATGGTAGAGCTCTTAGATGACGAAGGCAACTATGTTGTCTACTGCAACGCCAGAGTAATGGTTGCATTAATGAGTGGAAGCTGTCAGGTCAGAACGAGGGTGTCGATTTTGGCCAAACAGACCGGCAGTAAGGAGAGGAGAAGCTTGTTGAAACGGGTGACGGTTGTCAGGGTAGTGTGGTCTCCTTCCAGCTCAAAGTGAAGATGACACGAAGGctgaacacaacagcaacaacactcTGGCGGCTCTACACCCACCCAACCCATGCGGGAAACAGGGTTGATTTAGGAGTGCATCTGAACAACCCCACAGGATCTGTGACAAATGGAGCAAACCCTGTGTAAATTAAGGAGGGAAATCCAGTGGTGTGGTTACTCAGACCTGGCTTATATTGGTAAGGCTggtttgtgtgttcatggaGCGTGGGAGGAAAAAGAACTGGAAATAGATATCTTCTGTGATGTTTAGCTGCAAGTTTTCTGTCGCAGGGAAGGGCATTGACAGTGATGTACATTTCAGTACTTGTTATAGCCTACAAAACATTGAGACTCAAGAGACTTCAGAGGCTCGATAGATATAATGACTATTAAGGAGGAGATCATAATCAAAGCTTTTTTATTAAAACGACATGCCACTATATTTTAAAAGAGCTAGCTtgcatttgattttgttttgaaatgatgtGGTATTGACAATTTTGTTTATAATGTTCTTTCTCAGGTGTAATTCTTCTTTTTCCgaaatgaaaagagacaaaTGTAAGAGCTGTTGTGActagtgtttttaataaatgtaggattgatcatttgtttctgaaacctttattttttaaagtttggtcTGTGGCCCTCATATGACTGTAATAAAaatgaccaatcatttcattcagaaatagaaaataaacagattattGGTGTTCCTGTCTGTCGCCTCACCGAATCTGCCTGcctgcccgtgctctcactTTCATAACTGCAGTCTTCAGCTGAAGCAGACAAACATCACTGAAGTAGAGACGACTGCTGACTAAGACCTAGCTTCATAAgggtttgtttgcatgtgtaatgGAGTgtggggagaagaaagaaatttaAGCAGATATCTCGTTGGTTTGTATCGACAACATGTGAAAACTTCTCTGTCTTTTATAAACTCATGACAATTGTGTAAATGCACaaataatgtgatttcattGAAGAGTAGAATGCTTCCAAtgtaaaaactaattaaaagttcctttttcagaaatgaatgtgtttgtaagTGGTTTACAGTAAAATTGTCTTGCAGGATTTCCacccacaggaaacagatgatcTGCCAAAAACTAAATCAGCAGGAAACTTATTTTTTCCTGTTACCAATATCAATACAACACTGACTcctgtcaaatgaaatgaaagtccCTCACATCACTCATTTGTTAAACATAACTATAGTCAcgtaaaccttttttttctcagcagacATTGAGTCAGCtggatattatatttttgtcataataaatatttaaatataaatatatttttagtatattgtaggttatgtttttttcttgtgttgttcATCTGTCTTTCAGTTAGCAGGAATACGCAAAGACAACTTGAtggattatttgtttgattattgtgttttctgactttttGAAAGATTTCCCAAAGAATGATGAATGGATCTAAATTAaaagaatcaggcatatttGTTGCAGCTTCACTGAATTTCAGTTGAATTCTctagccttggcagaggtatgtgctcttgAGCCATCAAGATATAAGCTACTGGCATGCAATTAAGAACTTTTGGCAAAAGATGACTAAATGCAATCAGGTGTAGCTGGGCCAACTTTCTGATAAACTCTCTTCCAACATGTCACTCAGGTaaatttgcttttaaatattgatATGTTGTTGATGAATGGATTTTAGACTTCTGGTCTAACAGTGTCTGGGTCTCAGTCACAGTGAGACTCCTCAGAGTCCCTTTGGCTGCTCTGGATACATTATTATCAGTCATGGGAGACTCTGCTGTGTCAGTGTCATCTGTCTATTCCTGGTTCTGAGGCCTCCAACGACTTCCTCTTTCTTCAAAATATTTACACTCCACTACAACCTGCCACTGAGTTCAAGCTCATCTCAGGGGCTGTGCttcacttttctctgtctcGACTTAATGTTCCACACTGCAATGGAGATACAGAGATTTTGAAacaagtgtgtaagtgtgctaTAATTGAATGAAGGTTCAAACATGACTGAGCATGAAAGGAAAGCCAACAGCTCCCTGAGGGTTGTTTGAGTGGAAGGCAGCTGTTTGCATATGGAAGAATATCTGATACGACTAACATCATTTTCCTCAACACATTTGAGGGATAAATGTATTCAGTGCAAAACAGTCGATTATTGTAAAACTGACTGTACTTTACATATATTACAACTGCAAAATGAGTTGTTGATAGACTGAAGTAAACACTGTGACACCTTCATGTTTCAGAAAGCTGAGATACTTGAAGAGGTCAATTTATTATAACCctaaaaaatatgtttcaccACTTGTAAGGGTTGTTAGCATAGATGTGCTTAATAGGTGATCACAGGATCGAACTTAATACTTCTCAGGCATAATTTAGTGACACAGTGTTAGCAAGTaaagagtcttttttttttaatagaaagaAACTTTCAAATAGCTTTGGCTCTGGCCCAGCTGaacttcctcttcatcttcatttatCATCAGCCGACAATCTTTATTCAAGACCTCCTCCCTCtataaatgcagcagcagacttTGTGATTGTGAGAGACACACATTAAGAgtctgttcttttctctttagaGTGACTGTTTTATACGTGTAAACCCACCATGGGAAATAAATTTGGAAAACCATCGGAAAACCAACTTCAGGAGAAGCAGCCTGTCTTTGACTATCAGGATGGATGTGTGTACAGGATTCCTGCTCTTTGCTACAACAGAAAAAACCAAACTCTTCTCGCCTTTGCAGAGAAGCGGAAGACTTTGAGTGATTCCGATGCTGAAAAGCtggtgatgaaaacaggaaaGCCAAATGAGTGACGAATTCTAAATGAGATTCAGGTAATTGTCCTACAAGcattctgtttttctaatgGCTGAAATACATGTGAATATTCAGAACTagattgacttttattttattattttatttacacacctCTGAATTGTGTCTTTTCTAGTGGACGGAGCtaaaagaagtgaaaaatgCACTTCTTCCTGGACACCGTACCATGAGCCCCTACCCAGTGTATGATGAGAAGAATAACAAACTGTACctgttttttatctgtgttcAAAATTTGTACTCAGAAAACTGGTAGACAAAATCTGGCTGCAACAAGGCTCGGCTCTGCTACATCACCACCACCGATGATGGTGAAAACTGGAGCGCGCTGACAGATTTGACTTGCATGAAGCAGTGTGAAATCTGTTGCTGGGCCACATTTGCTGTTGGGCCGGTCCATGCTCTTCAAACACAGAGCGGCAGGTTGATTGTTCCTGTCCATGCTTATCGAAATGAGCTAAGCTCCTGTTGCTGTTTGAAAGGTTGGGCCTCTACTTCATATGCACTCGCCCTGTACGCTGATCATCCATACACAAAGTGGCAGTTTGGCAACATGCTTCAAACCGAATCAGGTGAATGTCAAATGGCAGAGCTCTTAGATGACAAAGGCAACTATGTTGTCTACTGCAACGCCCGTAGTAAGAGTGGCCATCGAGTGGAAGCTGTCAGTCAGAACGAGGGTGTCGCTTTTGCCAACCAGACCGGCAGTAAGGGGAGTGAGAAGATTGTTGAAACGGCTTCAGGTTGTCAGGGTAGTGTGGTCTCCTTTCCAGCTCAAAGTGAAGATGCAGATACTAAGGATgaagacaacagcaacaacacctGGCTGCTCTTCACCCACCCAACCCATGTGTGCAAAAGGGTTAATTTAGGAGTGTATCTGAACAAATCCCCACAGGATCCAGACAAATGGAGCAAACCCTGGATCATTAACAGTGGAACCAGTGGTTACTCAGACCTGGCTTATGTTGGTAagggttggtttgtgtgtcttaTGGAGCGTGGGGAGGGGGAAAAACTGAACCAGATATCTTCCGTGATGTTTAGCTGCAGCCAGGTCGAGCAAGGCATTGGACAGATAACATCAGTACTGTTGTTGTAGCCTACAAAACATTGAGACTCAAGAGACTCTATGAGCCTCGATAGATATAATGATTATTAAGTGACAGATCATaatcaaagctttttttattaaaatttatTAAGTGCTACTATATTTTAAAAGAGCTGCTTGCATttggatttgtttgaaatgatgtGGCATTGACACTCTGTTTATAATGTTCTTCTTAGTGTACCCTTcttttttccaaatgaaaagagaaaaatgtaagaGCTGTTGTGActagtgtttttaataaatgtaggattgatcatttgtttctgaaacctttttattttttaaagttttttctgtggccctcacaggactgtaataaaaatgaccaatcatttcattcagaaatagaaaataaaatgattggctggtgttCCTGTCTGTCGCTCACCGACCTGCCTgctgttaagactaaaatctatgtttttctttgagtatgtgtctgtgaagatggcaatgaaactgaactctaaacaagtgcagtatgttggacagggggGCAGTTTGGCTAATATGGGAAAATGCGGCCTTCAGATAGTGACTATAGTAGCCGCTGttggctggttttaatctagttgattgtttgtttgtgtttgtgtgtgtcacatcgcagttcagtcttgcacctgtctgataatgcctgtttgagaagactgtacatctgtggcatacaatacactgtaatTTTTAAcctgttctcatacctaacttactatattacagcctaaactccattagctttattcaaacatcacacatacatgaatgcagcactgttttcttaaaaactgtgacatacccttagaaagaattcaagcagctgccactagggtctgaaggacagataggaaaggcgttgtttgtctagaaaatgcTGATGCCATACTGAaaactcacaagctgtcagccgattcaaggcttgtt harbors:
- the LOC118119592 gene encoding sialidase-4-like — encoded protein: MKQCEICCWATFAVGPVHALQTQSGRLIVPVHAYRNELSSCCCLKGWASTSYALALYADHPYTKWQFGNMLQTESGECQMAELLDDKGNYVVYCNARSKSGHRVEAVSQNEGVAFANQTGSKGSEKIVETASGCQGSVVSFPAQSEDADTKDEDNSNNTWLLFTHPTHVCKRVNLGVYLNKSPQDPDKWSKPWIINSGTSGYSDLAYVGKGWFVCLMERGEGEKLNQISSVMFSCSQVEQGIGQITSVLLL